One stretch of Roseimicrobium sp. ORNL1 DNA includes these proteins:
- the typA gene encoding translational GTPase TypA — protein sequence MTPDKIRNLAIIAHVDHGKTTLVDQLLRASGNFRENQQIAERAMDSMDLEREKGITIKAKNTSVHYNDHIINIVDTPGHADFGGEVERVMKMVDGVMLVVDAYEGPQAQTRFVLKKALQQGLKPIVLINKMDRPNVEPGKVHDKVLELFLELDATEDQFNAPFVYGSARAGWVSDSAEGEHKEMSFLLDKIQEHIPAPKAELDGPFEMLVSNIDWDNFVGRVAIGKVTRGKVKMGDRVFLLGKNPGDPAKAIKVTKVFQYTTLAVSDTVEGTAGDIVGISGFEDVDIGQTVGGTADVVALPFVAIDPPTIVMQFAVNDGPLAGREGDHVTSRKIRERLDREQKMNVTISVADTDLAGIFNVSARGAMQIAVLVEQMRREGFEVLVSRPMVITKRINDELCEPFETLYVDVPDDYLGGVMKSISERKGQIEDMSAHNGRTSITACAPTRGLIGFEFELMNLSSGHGIHSHLFREYAPHAGVMQTRSTGTLVSTESGEATGYALDTIQVRGKLFIGAGEPVYDGMLVGENPRTDDLPVNPTRSKQLTNFRAAGSDKGIQLTPPVRFSLERAIEYIAPDELVEATPKSIRLRKRTLDSNQRNKEKKRLEAELEAV from the coding sequence ATGACGCCCGACAAGATCCGCAATCTCGCCATTATCGCCCACGTTGACCACGGCAAAACGACCCTGGTCGACCAACTCCTGCGTGCCAGCGGCAACTTCCGGGAAAACCAGCAAATCGCCGAACGCGCCATGGACTCCATGGACCTGGAGCGTGAAAAGGGCATCACCATCAAGGCCAAAAACACCTCGGTGCACTACAATGACCACATCATCAACATTGTAGACACCCCTGGCCACGCAGACTTCGGTGGGGAAGTGGAGCGCGTGATGAAGATGGTGGACGGGGTGATGCTGGTGGTGGACGCCTATGAAGGCCCTCAGGCCCAGACCCGTTTCGTGCTGAAGAAGGCGCTCCAGCAGGGCCTGAAGCCCATTGTGCTCATCAACAAGATGGACCGCCCGAACGTGGAACCCGGGAAGGTGCATGACAAGGTCCTCGAACTTTTCCTCGAACTGGACGCCACGGAAGACCAGTTCAACGCCCCCTTCGTCTATGGAAGCGCCCGCGCCGGCTGGGTGAGCGACTCCGCTGAAGGTGAGCACAAGGAAATGAGCTTCCTCCTGGACAAGATTCAGGAGCACATCCCCGCTCCCAAGGCGGAACTCGACGGCCCCTTTGAGATGCTGGTGAGCAACATCGACTGGGACAACTTCGTCGGCCGTGTGGCCATCGGCAAGGTGACCCGTGGCAAGGTGAAGATGGGCGACCGCGTCTTCCTGCTCGGCAAGAATCCTGGCGATCCCGCCAAGGCCATCAAGGTGACCAAGGTGTTCCAGTACACCACTCTCGCTGTAAGTGACACGGTGGAAGGCACCGCAGGTGACATCGTGGGCATTTCCGGATTTGAAGACGTGGACATCGGCCAGACCGTCGGCGGCACTGCTGATGTCGTGGCCCTTCCCTTCGTGGCCATCGACCCGCCCACGATTGTGATGCAGTTCGCGGTGAATGACGGCCCCCTGGCCGGCCGCGAAGGCGACCACGTCACCTCCCGCAAGATTCGTGAGCGTCTGGACCGCGAACAGAAGATGAACGTGACCATCAGCGTCGCAGACACCGACCTCGCTGGTATCTTCAACGTGAGCGCTCGTGGAGCGATGCAGATCGCCGTGCTTGTGGAGCAGATGCGCCGCGAAGGTTTCGAAGTGCTCGTGTCCCGCCCCATGGTCATCACGAAGCGCATCAATGATGAACTTTGTGAGCCGTTCGAAACGCTCTACGTGGACGTGCCGGATGACTACCTGGGCGGCGTGATGAAGAGCATCTCCGAGCGCAAGGGCCAGATCGAAGACATGTCCGCCCACAATGGACGCACGAGCATCACCGCCTGTGCACCTACGCGTGGTCTCATCGGATTCGAGTTCGAACTCATGAACCTCTCCAGCGGTCATGGCATCCACTCGCACCTCTTCCGCGAGTACGCCCCACACGCCGGCGTCATGCAGACCCGCAGCACCGGCACGCTGGTGAGCACGGAGTCTGGTGAAGCCACCGGCTACGCGCTGGATACCATCCAGGTGCGCGGCAAGCTCTTCATCGGCGCAGGCGAGCCTGTGTATGATGGCATGCTGGTCGGTGAGAATCCCCGTACCGATGACCTTCCCGTGAACCCCACCCGCTCCAAGCAGCTCACGAACTTCCGTGCGGCCGGCTCGGACAAGGGCATCCAGCTCACGCCTCCGGTTCGCTTCAGCCTGGAGCGCGCCATTGAGTACATCGCCCCCGATGAGCTCGTGGAAGCCACGCCGAAGAGCATCCGCCTGCGCAAGCGCACGCTGGACTCCAACCAGCGCAACAAGGAGAAGAAGCGCCTGGAAGCCGAGCTGGAAGCAGTGTAA
- a CDS encoding DUF5069 domain-containing protein — MAHVPGLRSPYDMVGGIVHFGRMLDKIRLHAAGNLPADYAEQLGDQGGTFDGRCARFLKVNYDALREKTLAGGSDEEILEWAFANGRKPNEEEILIWNAFMTKRGWRDEAHERLVFRLNEAGFGTDCGVETMFDFIDKDEERPARKV, encoded by the coding sequence ATGGCACACGTTCCTGGTCTCCGCAGTCCCTATGATATGGTTGGTGGCATCGTCCATTTTGGCCGCATGCTGGATAAGATTCGCCTTCACGCCGCAGGGAACCTCCCCGCGGACTACGCGGAACAACTCGGCGATCAAGGTGGCACCTTCGACGGGCGCTGCGCCCGCTTCTTGAAAGTGAACTACGACGCGCTCCGGGAGAAAACACTCGCCGGTGGAAGCGATGAGGAAATTCTCGAATGGGCCTTCGCCAATGGTCGCAAGCCCAATGAAGAAGAGATCCTGATTTGGAATGCTTTCATGACGAAGCGGGGCTGGCGTGATGAGGCTCATGAGCGCCTCGTGTTCCGCCTCAATGAGGCTGGCTTCGGCACCGACTGCGGTGTGGAAACCATGTTTGACTTCATCGACAAGGATGAAGAGCGCCCGGCGAGGAAGGTGTAG
- a CDS encoding YciI family protein encodes MSVNATPSALPEYLLLLRGTQLDQRLPLHEMQEAMGKFTEWVSSLALAGKLKLAQPLSHDGKIVGNKERTVSDGPFAESKEAVGGYLLLTVETIEEAIDIAKNCPLIDWGSSVEVRPVIQQCPTMQIVGQRLANAATLSQVS; translated from the coding sequence ATGAGTGTTAACGCGACTCCCTCCGCCTTGCCTGAGTACCTCCTGCTTCTCCGCGGTACGCAGCTCGATCAACGACTGCCTTTGCATGAAATGCAGGAGGCCATGGGCAAATTCACCGAGTGGGTGTCCAGCCTCGCGCTCGCGGGTAAACTCAAGCTCGCCCAGCCGCTCAGCCACGATGGCAAGATTGTGGGCAACAAGGAGCGCACGGTTTCGGACGGTCCCTTTGCCGAATCCAAGGAAGCAGTGGGTGGCTATCTGCTGCTCACGGTGGAGACCATAGAGGAAGCCATCGACATCGCGAAGAACTGCCCGTTGATTGATTGGGGGTCCTCCGTGGAAGTGCGTCCGGTCATCCAGCAGTGCCCCACCATGCAGATCGTGGGCCAGCGCCTGGCGAATGCCGCCACGCTTTCCCAGGTCTCATAA
- a CDS encoding nuclear transport factor 2 family protein encodes MIAEPPPSIDNEAELKELTHLWAEAIHTKNLATLQRFYAPDVVLYDAAPPLVTEGVMTFARNIAEWFGSWPGPIGLELKELQVHVSGDVAFSHSLNHLTGKRTGESDTDVWMRMTLGWRKIDGSWLIVHEHSSVPFHMKPPYKAALHLKP; translated from the coding sequence ATGATCGCGGAACCACCACCCTCCATCGACAACGAAGCGGAACTCAAAGAACTCACCCACCTCTGGGCGGAGGCCATACACACGAAGAATCTTGCCACGCTGCAGAGATTCTATGCGCCCGATGTGGTGCTGTATGACGCAGCGCCGCCCCTGGTCACGGAGGGCGTCATGACCTTTGCGCGGAACATTGCGGAATGGTTCGGCTCCTGGCCAGGCCCCATCGGACTGGAATTGAAAGAGCTCCAGGTGCACGTGTCCGGCGATGTTGCCTTCAGCCACAGCCTGAATCATCTCACTGGCAAGCGTACTGGCGAAAGTGACACGGATGTCTGGATGCGCATGACTCTTGGCTGGCGGAAGATCGATGGCTCGTGGCTCATCGTCCATGAGCACAGCTCTGTCCCCTTCCACATGAAGCCTCCCTACAAGGCCGCGCTCCATCTGAAGCCCTAG
- a CDS encoding DUF3419 family protein — protein sequence MSDAWSSAQLKGAALSKGPALLFGFMHEDPAPEIALLQPGHRVACVLSAGDMAFSLLKSGACHVTAADVNPAQHALARMKLALHAQGWSLSDAALSDVTQALRNAGHEAWVRDGDRDLLGAAKYMSRPLLAAGDIDLRLRILARWIAPWVLPPATDERRFGRLRWRAPWYLLGTAIRMVFPRDLRLHLPADLGARVKQRMESRLAASDAADNPWLQRLLQPQPWTQPEVLKTSWPAQKSPIESDVLCLHEGPLDASSAPLPFHLISASNIFDASSPDTLRDFLMHLQPCTTAGSLVVVRSLFRDAGEWAAPPAGWEVDREQTSQAQALDQAPLCRVSVVMKRVA from the coding sequence ATGAGTGACGCCTGGTCATCCGCACAGTTAAAAGGCGCAGCATTATCGAAGGGTCCGGCGCTGCTCTTCGGATTCATGCATGAAGATCCGGCCCCCGAAATCGCGCTCTTGCAGCCCGGTCATCGCGTGGCCTGCGTGCTCTCCGCAGGGGACATGGCCTTCTCCCTTCTCAAGTCGGGCGCTTGTCACGTAACTGCCGCTGATGTGAACCCAGCACAGCACGCCCTCGCTCGCATGAAACTCGCTCTTCATGCCCAGGGATGGTCGTTGTCCGATGCGGCGCTGTCCGATGTCACGCAGGCACTGCGAAATGCTGGCCATGAAGCCTGGGTGCGTGACGGGGATCGTGACCTGCTGGGCGCAGCCAAATATATGTCCCGCCCTCTTCTGGCGGCTGGGGATATCGACCTGCGACTCAGAATCCTCGCGCGATGGATCGCGCCCTGGGTCCTTCCACCGGCCACGGATGAACGGCGGTTTGGTCGCCTGCGCTGGCGGGCTCCGTGGTATCTGCTTGGCACCGCCATCCGCATGGTGTTCCCCCGGGATCTTCGCCTGCATCTTCCTGCCGATCTTGGCGCACGGGTGAAGCAGCGCATGGAGAGCCGCCTTGCCGCCTCTGATGCGGCGGACAATCCATGGCTGCAACGCCTGCTCCAGCCTCAACCATGGACACAGCCGGAAGTGTTGAAGACATCATGGCCGGCACAAAAATCTCCTATCGAGTCTGACGTGCTTTGCCTCCACGAGGGACCGCTAGACGCTTCATCCGCACCACTGCCTTTTCACCTGATTTCGGCTTCGAACATTTTCGACGCCAGTTCCCCAGACACTCTGCGCGACTTTTTGATGCACCTGCAGCCCTGCACGACAGCTGGCAGCCTGGTGGTGGTACGTTCTCTTTTCCGTGATGCAGGAGAATGGGCCGCCCCTCCCGCGGGTTGGGAGGTTGATCGCGAACAAACATCCCAAGCGCAAGCCCTCGACCAGGCACCTCTTTGCCGGGTCTCAGTCGTCATGAAACGCGTCGCGTGA
- a CDS encoding flavodoxin domain-containing protein, whose protein sequence is MKSSILIIYGSVTGNSEYCADKTAKELREKGLEVISENMADADPMMLKDHETVLIITSTYGDGEPPDGAEDFYHAVVKKGGMDLGHAQFAVLALGDTGYDQFCKCGIDFDAALETQGAQRIHPIVLADTDYDAPFDEWKKGVFAVLAERRTVAAA, encoded by the coding sequence ATGAAATCCTCCATCCTCATCATCTACGGCTCCGTCACCGGCAACTCGGAATACTGCGCGGACAAGACCGCCAAGGAACTGCGCGAGAAGGGGCTGGAGGTCATCTCAGAAAACATGGCAGATGCCGACCCGATGATGCTGAAGGATCATGAGACCGTGCTCATCATCACCAGCACCTATGGCGACGGCGAACCGCCAGATGGCGCAGAAGATTTCTACCACGCTGTGGTGAAGAAGGGAGGCATGGATCTCGGCCATGCGCAGTTCGCCGTGCTCGCGCTCGGGGACACAGGGTATGATCAATTCTGCAAGTGCGGCATCGACTTCGATGCGGCCTTGGAGACCCAGGGTGCGCAGCGTATCCATCCCATCGTGCTCGCGGACACGGACTACGATGCGCCGTTTGATGAGTGGAAGAAGGGTGTCTTCGCCGTCCTTGCGGAGCGCCGCACGGTGGCTGCTGCCTAG
- a CDS encoding DUF2071 domain-containing protein, which yields MLHLLKRHPWRVQAHFDWSLALVFALPVEKLRPLLPPGLEPDTYGEWGFVAAAFVQTRRLRPSWAPSWMAQDFFLAGYRIFVRSTLPDGRRRRGLYILGSDTDSRRMVRLGTVLTHYGYRLRIVNMVKTDEQLSLEVRQPAGQVEVSLQASLTPATSPPPDSPFPDLVTARRFAGPMPFTFSHEPETNSLVVVEGARQHWIPRPVSVQVQHLAFFQREPFASQGLPLLANAFYVEDVDYQWARGVVTPITPSNANA from the coding sequence ATGCTTCATCTCCTCAAACGCCATCCCTGGCGCGTTCAGGCCCATTTCGACTGGTCGCTGGCACTGGTGTTTGCCCTGCCAGTGGAGAAGCTGCGCCCCCTCCTGCCCCCAGGGCTGGAGCCTGATACCTATGGCGAGTGGGGCTTCGTGGCCGCTGCGTTCGTACAGACGCGACGGCTGCGGCCTTCTTGGGCTCCCTCATGGATGGCGCAGGATTTTTTTCTCGCGGGCTACCGGATTTTTGTGCGGTCGACTTTACCCGATGGCCGGAGACGGCGCGGGCTTTACATCCTGGGGAGCGACACCGATAGCCGTCGCATGGTACGCCTCGGCACCGTGCTGACTCACTATGGGTACCGCCTGCGGATCGTGAACATGGTGAAGACGGACGAGCAGCTCTCGCTTGAGGTACGACAGCCTGCCGGGCAGGTGGAAGTTTCCCTGCAGGCCTCGCTGACGCCAGCGACCTCGCCACCTCCTGACTCACCCTTTCCAGATCTCGTTACAGCCCGCCGGTTCGCGGGCCCGATGCCGTTCACCTTTTCACACGAACCGGAAACGAACTCCCTGGTCGTCGTGGAAGGCGCGAGGCAACACTGGATACCGCGGCCCGTGTCTGTGCAGGTGCAGCACCTTGCTTTCTTCCAACGCGAGCCCTTCGCCTCCCAAGGGCTGCCACTGCTGGCCAATGCCTTTTATGTGGAGGACGTGGATTACCAGTGGGCCCGCGGCGTGGTGACACCGATCACCCCCAGCAATGCAAACGCGTGA
- a CDS encoding class I SAM-dependent methyltransferase: MLQIVRFNPWPYVASVSGIILGTVVLSTCMHAWPWWLQALGMLALGACGWLTVGSLLVSHLIYDRSDWPRGQWLQRALLQPNPEQMLNVHAGFDETTVRLRRWLPGAKITALDLFDPKVNTECSLLRARASLPTPPGTLVGSLDAWSVSSRSQDVVCLLLAAHEFRKSHERRRLLEQARSTLRISPSACIVLAEHARDAANFLAFGPGFLHFHSPATWQRDWEAAGLQSVRAFRVTPFLRVWILQPASTQS, from the coding sequence ATGCTGCAAATTGTCAGGTTCAATCCGTGGCCATATGTCGCCAGTGTAAGCGGCATCATTCTCGGGACTGTCGTGCTCTCCACCTGCATGCACGCGTGGCCGTGGTGGCTGCAGGCTCTTGGAATGCTTGCGCTCGGTGCCTGTGGGTGGCTGACTGTTGGCTCGCTGTTGGTCTCTCACCTCATCTACGACCGCTCAGACTGGCCTCGTGGGCAATGGCTGCAGCGTGCGCTGCTCCAACCCAATCCCGAACAGATGCTGAATGTGCATGCTGGATTCGATGAAACCACCGTGCGGCTGCGGCGCTGGCTTCCAGGCGCAAAGATCACTGCCCTTGATTTATTCGACCCCAAGGTAAACACGGAATGCAGCCTGCTGAGAGCACGCGCGTCTTTGCCGACACCTCCAGGCACGCTCGTTGGAAGCCTCGATGCGTGGTCAGTGTCATCGCGTTCGCAGGATGTGGTGTGCCTCCTGCTCGCCGCACATGAGTTTCGGAAATCCCACGAAAGGCGTCGCTTGCTGGAGCAGGCTCGCAGCACACTGCGGATCAGCCCCTCTGCCTGCATTGTGCTGGCTGAGCACGCACGGGATGCTGCAAACTTCCTCGCCTTTGGCCCCGGCTTCCTGCATTTCCATTCCCCTGCGACGTGGCAGCGTGACTGGGAGGCGGCGGGTCTGCAATCCGTGCGAGCCTTTCGCGTGACGCCCTTCCTCCGGGTGTGGATACTCCAACCCGCCAGCACCCAGTCATGA
- a CDS encoding DoxX-like family protein, translating into MSSPSFSRPVMFLWRLSIASVWVYQGLWHKVIALDGRHREIMKQALGTTYGGAACVALGLFECLLGLAVLLNIRPMPVAWIQIGLLAGMNSAGLLTAAKDIPDPGAMLTMNFAFAMAIWTQGKVSQQRLHE; encoded by the coding sequence ATGAGTTCTCCATCCTTCTCCCGTCCGGTCATGTTTCTGTGGAGACTCTCAATTGCCTCCGTATGGGTGTATCAGGGTCTATGGCACAAGGTGATTGCCCTGGATGGACGGCATCGCGAAATCATGAAGCAGGCCCTGGGCACGACCTACGGTGGTGCGGCCTGTGTGGCCCTGGGCCTCTTCGAATGCCTGCTTGGCCTTGCGGTGCTGTTGAACATTCGTCCCATGCCAGTGGCCTGGATTCAGATTGGACTACTCGCCGGCATGAACAGTGCAGGTTTGCTCACGGCGGCAAAAGACATCCCTGATCCCGGAGCGATGCTGACGATGAACTTCGCCTTTGCCATGGCGATCTGGACCCAGGGAAAGGTCTCCCAACAACGGCTTCATGAGTGA
- a CDS encoding sigma-70 family RNA polymerase sigma factor → MSDSTAMPDPAVKHDVPRLTEHLFRHEAGRLVAMLTGIFGINRLQLAEDVVQEAMARALQVWPYYGIPQNPTAWLMQTARNLALDVVRREKSFGDKEEKIVLHMEQSTSTPNDAEGPMFEDEIKVHRLRLMFACCHPEIPQESQIALALKTLCGFTPIEIAKAFLTTEAATAKRLTRARQRIQEMGIPFEIPSGPELPPRLEGVLHILYLLFNEGYKASSGDNLVREELCQEAIQLATQLAEHPVADQPRTHALIALMLLNAARFSTRVDGDGNMLRLRDQNRAAWNREHIARGMLHLAKASTGEAISEYHLQAGIAACHTMAPNYEVTDWRSILSLYDRWMELTPSPVVALNRAVAVAQVEGAKAGIAAVESMRHRDHLESYHLVYAVLGDFESQLGNKRAAAIHFRKALRLTDVTSEQSFLEARLRECGDTGGSAHAPRSRG, encoded by the coding sequence GTGAGCGACTCCACGGCCATGCCCGATCCGGCGGTGAAGCACGATGTGCCCCGCCTCACCGAGCACCTCTTCCGCCATGAAGCGGGGCGGCTCGTGGCCATGCTCACAGGCATCTTCGGCATCAATCGCCTGCAACTCGCGGAGGACGTGGTGCAGGAGGCGATGGCTCGCGCCCTGCAGGTGTGGCCCTACTACGGCATCCCGCAGAATCCCACCGCGTGGCTCATGCAGACCGCGCGCAATCTTGCTCTGGATGTGGTGCGGCGGGAGAAGTCCTTCGGTGACAAGGAGGAGAAAATCGTCCTCCACATGGAGCAGTCCACCTCCACTCCAAATGATGCCGAAGGCCCCATGTTCGAGGATGAAATCAAGGTGCACCGACTGCGCCTGATGTTTGCCTGCTGCCACCCGGAGATTCCGCAGGAGTCGCAGATTGCGCTCGCGTTAAAAACGCTGTGCGGTTTCACACCGATTGAAATCGCGAAGGCCTTCCTCACGACGGAAGCAGCGACGGCCAAGCGGCTCACCCGTGCCCGCCAGCGCATCCAGGAGATGGGGATTCCGTTTGAGATTCCCAGCGGTCCGGAACTTCCTCCGCGTCTGGAGGGAGTACTGCACATCCTGTACCTGCTCTTCAACGAAGGTTATAAAGCATCCAGCGGCGATAACCTGGTGCGCGAGGAACTGTGCCAGGAAGCCATCCAGCTTGCCACGCAGCTTGCGGAGCATCCCGTGGCGGACCAACCGCGCACGCATGCCTTGATTGCGCTCATGCTCTTGAATGCCGCACGCTTCTCCACAAGGGTGGATGGCGATGGCAACATGCTCCGGCTACGGGATCAAAATCGCGCGGCATGGAATCGTGAACACATCGCGCGCGGCATGCTCCACCTTGCAAAGGCCAGCACGGGTGAAGCCATCAGCGAATACCACCTGCAGGCCGGCATCGCCGCATGCCATACGATGGCGCCCAACTATGAGGTCACCGACTGGCGCAGCATCCTTTCCCTCTATGATCGTTGGATGGAGCTCACACCTTCTCCCGTGGTCGCGCTGAACCGCGCCGTGGCCGTGGCCCAGGTGGAAGGCGCCAAGGCTGGCATCGCCGCCGTGGAATCCATGCGGCATCGCGATCACCTGGAGTCCTACCATCTGGTGTATGCCGTGCTGGGCGATTTCGAATCGCAGCTTGGCAACAAACGCGCTGCGGCCATTCATTTCCGAAAAGCTTTGCGCCTCACGGATGTGACTTCGGAGCAGTCCTTCCTGGAAGCAAGACTTCGCGAGTGCGGAGACACGGGTGGATCTGCGCACGCGCCAAGGTCACGAGGATGA
- a CDS encoding ChuX/HutX family heme-like substrate-binding protein, with translation MDSRLEGPLPRIAYSFKQGTFDLKSLAPHLWFEADDGWSTAVRLGGHLQSLFRRIEHLGVVLASAQSGPLSTADTWERPSFQWVSHTGEFVEPSSGAEVRLASLKSVMAVVQEVEDQQVASLQFFDASGEGGLKLMLTNWSDLDYFEALISIHGRAREEGSSRQRLLGGKGNDNDKANAMVVPTRNAVPFEERDEEGAVLSGFTADMVHPLWSGLSRTLPDSHFPGVPGLLRRDALALAGGQHAWQVSKDMVLRAMEDMVMRGVALGGAVRNGVSYVPMAFRPKHWNQCGCGQTFFGECTQFTLRRCCGSAWECWAVCHTNAKGTDEVVCLEFYDSQRRFCGGLGLSTGATSGDHACWRGWLEK, from the coding sequence ATGGATTCCCGTCTCGAAGGGCCGCTGCCACGCATCGCTTACAGTTTCAAGCAGGGCACCTTCGATCTGAAGAGCCTCGCACCGCATCTCTGGTTTGAGGCGGATGACGGCTGGTCCACCGCGGTGCGTTTGGGCGGCCATCTGCAGTCGCTCTTCCGTCGCATCGAGCACCTCGGTGTGGTGCTGGCCAGTGCGCAGTCCGGACCGCTCTCGACTGCGGACACCTGGGAGCGTCCCTCATTTCAATGGGTGTCTCATACCGGTGAATTCGTGGAGCCCAGCAGCGGCGCGGAGGTGCGTCTTGCATCTCTGAAGTCCGTCATGGCCGTGGTCCAGGAAGTGGAGGACCAGCAGGTGGCGAGTCTGCAATTCTTCGATGCCTCTGGCGAAGGCGGTTTGAAGTTGATGCTCACGAATTGGTCGGACCTCGACTACTTCGAAGCACTCATCAGCATCCATGGCCGTGCCCGTGAAGAAGGAAGTTCCAGGCAACGTCTGCTGGGTGGCAAAGGCAACGATAATGACAAAGCCAACGCGATGGTTGTGCCGACTCGCAATGCCGTGCCTTTCGAAGAGCGTGATGAAGAAGGTGCGGTGCTCTCCGGGTTCACGGCCGACATGGTGCATCCACTCTGGTCCGGCCTATCCCGCACACTGCCGGATTCCCATTTTCCTGGAGTGCCAGGACTTTTGCGTCGTGATGCCCTGGCACTGGCCGGTGGTCAGCACGCATGGCAGGTATCAAAAGACATGGTGCTGCGTGCCATGGAAGACATGGTCATGCGAGGGGTGGCTCTCGGCGGCGCGGTGCGCAATGGTGTGAGCTACGTGCCCATGGCCTTCCGGCCGAAACACTGGAATCAATGTGGATGCGGACAGACGTTTTTCGGAGAGTGCACCCAATTCACCCTGCGCCGCTGCTGCGGCAGTGCATGGGAATGCTGGGCCGTGTGCCACACGAATGCCAAAGGCACGGACGAGGTGGTATGCCTTGAGTTCTACGACAGCCAGCGCCGCTTCTGTGGTGGGCTTGGGCTTAGCACAGGAGCCACCAGCGGTGACCATGCTTGCTGGCGGGGATGGCTGGAAAAGTAG
- a CDS encoding thioredoxin family protein has protein sequence MNTTSHTLSSPQQDPLLAEHQVVSREAWTEARKELLQKEKEHTRRYDALCAQRRALPWVRMDKSYTFEGSNGPESLNELFDGRSQLIIQHFMMGPGWKEGCTGCSFIADHIDCARQHLEPHDVTVVAVSRATYPEIAAFKKRMGWQFKWVSSYGSDFNYDFNVSFSPKQIAEGRAFYNYAWSDTEEEESPGISVFYKDADNTVYHTYSTFSRGQEQLVGAYNFLDFTPKGRNENGPHLNLMDWVKHHDKYQPSGASSGGCCCHQKQNQKQNSTGEESAS, from the coding sequence ATGAACACCACTTCCCACACTCTCTCTTCACCGCAGCAGGATCCCCTGCTCGCAGAGCATCAAGTTGTCTCCCGCGAAGCCTGGACCGAGGCCCGCAAGGAACTGCTCCAGAAGGAAAAGGAGCACACCCGCCGCTATGATGCCCTCTGCGCCCAGCGCCGCGCGCTCCCCTGGGTGCGCATGGACAAGAGCTACACGTTCGAAGGTTCCAATGGACCTGAGTCCTTGAACGAACTGTTCGACGGCCGCAGCCAGCTCATCATCCAGCACTTCATGATGGGTCCTGGTTGGAAGGAAGGCTGCACCGGGTGCTCCTTCATCGCGGACCACATCGACTGCGCGCGGCAGCATCTGGAGCCACATGATGTCACGGTCGTGGCGGTATCACGCGCCACCTATCCGGAGATCGCCGCCTTCAAGAAACGCATGGGCTGGCAGTTCAAGTGGGTCTCCTCCTACGGCAGCGATTTCAACTACGACTTCAACGTTTCCTTCTCGCCCAAACAAATCGCCGAGGGCCGCGCCTTCTACAACTATGCGTGGTCAGACACCGAGGAAGAGGAATCACCCGGTATCAGTGTCTTCTACAAGGATGCGGACAATACGGTATATCACACCTACTCCACCTTCAGCCGTGGGCAGGAGCAGCTTGTCGGAGCCTACAACTTCCTCGATTTCACTCCCAAAGGCCGCAACGAGAACGGCCCCCATCTCAATCTCATGGATTGGGTGAAGCACCACGACAAGTACCAGCCTTCGGGCGCGAGCTCTGGGGGCTGCTGCTGCCATCAAAAACAAAATCAAAAGCAAAACTCAACCGGGGAGGAATCCGCGTCATGA